A DNA window from Paralichthys olivaceus isolate ysfri-2021 chromosome 11, ASM2471397v2, whole genome shotgun sequence contains the following coding sequences:
- the inppl1a gene encoding phosphatidylinositol 3,4,5-trisphosphate 5-phosphatase 2A, translating to MAGGGGGGGGVVSPLGPAPPMWYHRDLSRAAAEELLARAGRDGSFLVRDSESVNGAYALCVLFQKHVHTYRILPDEEGFLAVQTSQGVQPKRFKTLPELVLLYLQPSQGLVTTLLYPVDREETAVSDDRDYSDGEDEKPPLPPRSASTSSTPGPDTPTDSTPAANGLSTISHEYLKGSYALDLEAVKQGACSLPHLNKTLVASCKRLNGEVDKVLSGLEILSKVFDQQSAFMVSKMIQQSVNQGGDQELENLVTKLAILKDLLSSIEKKALKALQDMSLSSPSSPSPLSMRHSKAIPVQAFEVKLDVYLAELTKIGKSQKYTLSVDVEGGRLVVMKKVKDSQEDWTTFTHDKIRQLIKSQRVQNKLGIVFEKEKDKSQRKDFIFASAKKREAFCQLLQLMKNKHSNQDEPDMISVFIGTWNMGSVPSPKSVASWVLCRGLGKTLDEMTVTIPHDLYVFGTQENSVCDREWVESLRAMLKEQTELDYKPIAVQTLWNIKIAVLVKPEHENRISHVGMSSVKTGIANTLGNKGAVGVSFMFNGTSFGFVNCHLTSGNEKIARRNQNYLDILRLLSLGDKQLSSFDISLRFTHLFWLGDLNYRLDMDIQEILNYINRKEFEPLLKVDQLNLEREKNKVFLRFAEEEISFPPTYRYERGSRDTYVWQKQKATGMRTNVPSWCDRTLWKSYPETHIVCNSYGCTDDIVTSDHSPVFATFEVGVTSQFVSKKGLPKSSEQAYIEFESIEAIVKTASRTKFFIEFYSTCLEEFKKSYENDSQSSDNVNFLRVGWSNKQLTTLKPLLSEIEYLQDQHLLLTVKSLDGYESYGECVLALKSMIGSTAQQFHTYLSHRGEETGNIRGSMRVRVPAERMGTRERLYEWISVDKDETGGPKGKGSVVSRVGHEYVKPSVVRKQLGELSKVSEEGERISKEETAARPKQDASDGDSSISKNSYNNPAYYILEGVPNQSAAALSPELLPSPTSANPQAAKAPLPSAGARTKPSCPASGPPQPRRHLSGHPVRAISEEGSSEDDGGACVAGAQAGGVGGTVGSTLNRPPPDFPPPPLPKGALEMVAEAAFPKPRPLYPDLAEVRIPVASPAAPLGLGEGFRRGGGGGGGGGGGGGGGGGGGAGALDDQSCSVLQMAKTLSESEFPGQPPRAPSAPPLRGQPMGLGLDACRTFPPRNPITESIAEDMPEEALWASSSSSLSVGDSSVGEWLQRLGLERYEQGLLHNGWDDLEFLSDITEEDLEEAGVLDPTHKQILLESLRQQQQS from the exons tttCCAAAAGCACGTCCACACGTACAGAATCCTCCCAGACGAAGAGGGATTTCTGGCTGTACAG ACGTCTCAGGGCGTGCAGCCGAAGCGATTTAAGACATTACCAGAGTTGGTGTTGTTGTACCTGCAGCCAAGTCAGGGTCTGGTCACCACCCTGCTGTACCCTGTGGACAGAGAGGAAACTGCTGTCAGTGACGACAGAGACTATTCAG ATGGGGAGGATGAGAAGCCACCCCTTCCCCCCCGctctgcctccacctcctctacTCCTGGACCAGACACACCTACAGACAG CACTCCAGCAGCTAATGGCCTGAGCACCATCTCCCATGAGTACCTGAAGGGCAGCTATGCTCTGGACCTGGAGGCTGTCAAACAGGGAGCCTGCTCGCTGCCTCACCTCAACAAGACACTAGTGGCCTCCTGCAAACGCCTTAATGG GGAGGTGGATAAGGTTTTGTCTGGTCTGGAGATTCTGTCTAAAGTCTTCGATCAGCAGAGCGCCTTCATGGTCTCCAAGATGATCCAGCAG TCCGTGAATCAGGGTGGAGACCAGGAGTTGGAGAACCTTGTGACCAAGCTGGCCATTCTCAAAGACCTGCTGTCCTCTATAGAGAAGAAG GCTCTGAAAGCTCTCCAGGACATGAGTTTGTCTTCTCCAAGCTCCCCTTCTCCTCTGTCCATGCGTCACAGCAAAGCAATCCCAGTGCAGGCCTTTGAG GTCAAGCTGGACGTTTACCTGGCAGAACTGACAAAGATCGGAAAGAGTCAGAAGTACACGCTGTCGGTGGACGTGGAGGGAGGACGActggtggtgatgaagaagGTGAAGGACAGCCAAGAGGACTGGACAACCTTCACACATGACAAGA tccGTCAGCTGATCAAGTCTCAGCGGGTGCAGAATAAACTAGGCATTGTTTTTGAGAAGGAGAAGGATAAGAGCCAGAGGAAAGACTTCATCTTTGCTAGTGCCAAG aagcGGGAGGCATTTtgccagctgctgcagctgatgaagAACAAACATTCCAACCAGGACGAACCAGACATGATTTCTGTCTTCATCGGCACCTGGAATATgg GCTCAGTGCCTTCGCCTAAGTCTGTGGCCTCCTGGGTGTTGTGCCGCGGCCTCGGGAAGACCCTGGATGAGATGACGGTCACCATCCCTCACGACCTTTACGTGTTTGGAACTCAAGAAAACTCAGTGTGTGATCGGGAGTGGGTGGAGTCACTACGGGCCATGTTGAAAGAACAGACAGAACTGGATTATAAACCG atCGCAGTGCAGACTCTGTGGAACATTAAGATCGCTGTGCTGGTGAAACCGGAACATGAAAATCGAATCAGCCACGTAGGAATGTCAAGTGTCAAGACGGGCATCGCCAACACACTGG GGAACAAAGGAGCTGTAGGCGTTTCCTTCATGTTTAATGGGACGTCTTTTGGTTTTGTGAACTGTCACTTGACATCAGGGAATGAGAAGATTGCCAG GAGAAACCAGAACTACCTTGATATCCTACGGCTGCTGTCGTTAGGAGACAAACAACTGAGCTCCTTCGACATCTCGCTGCGCTTCACACACCTCTTCTGGCTGGGAGACCTCAACTACAGGCTGGATATGGATATACAG GAGATCTTAAACTACATCAACAGGAAGGAGTTTGAGCCCCTGCTGAAGGTAGACCAGCTCAAcctggagagggagaaaaacaaagtcttTCTACGCTTTG CGGAGGAAGAGATATCTTTCCCGCCCACCTACCGTTATGAACGTGGCTCACGAGATACATATGTTTGGCAGAAGCAGAAGGCCACAGGG ATGAGGACTAATGTTCCATCCTGGTGTGACAGGACCCTGTGGAAGTCGTACCCAGAAACGCACATTGTCTGTAACTCCTATG GCTGTACAGATGATATCGTGACCAGTGATCACTCCCCCGTCTTTGCCACGTTTGAGGTGGGCGTGACCTCCCAGTTTGTCTCCAAGAAAG GTCTGCCAAAGTCCTCAGAGCAGGCCTACATCGAGTTCGAGAGCATCGAGGCCATAGTGAAGACAGCGAGCCGAACCAAGTTCTTTATCGAGTTCTACTCCACTTGTCTGGAAG AGTTTAAGAAGAGCTACGAGAACGACAGTCAGAGCAGCGACAATGTCAACTTCTTGCGTGTGGGCTGGTCCAACAAACAGCTGACGACGCTCAAACCTCTCCTCTCAGAGATCGAGTACCTTCAGGACCAACATCTGCTGCTAACGGTGAAGTCGCTGGATGGATACGAGTCTTACG gagagtgtgtgttggcTCTGAAATCAATGATTGGCAGCACAGCTCAACAGTTCCACACCTACCTGTCCCACCGCGGAGAGGAAACTGGAAATATCAGGGGATCCATGAGGGTCAGAGTCCCCGCTGAAAGAATGGGAACCAGGGAGAGACTTTACG AGTGGATCAGTGTGGACAAGGATGAGACAGGTGGACCTAAAGGGAAAGGCTCTGTGGTATCCAGAGTGGGACATGAATATGTCAA GCCGTCTGTGGTTCGTAAACAGTTAGGAGAGCTGAGCAAGGTcagtgaggagggagagaggatcAGCAAGGAAGAGACTGCTGCAAG ACCTAAACAAGACGCATCAGACGGGGATTCATCCATCAGCAAGAACAGCTACAATAATCCTGCCTACTACATCCTGGAAGGCGTTCCCAACCAGTCGGCAGCTGCTCTCTCACCCGAGCTTCTCCCATCTCCTACCTCTGCAAACCCCCAGGCAGCTAAAGCCCCTCTTCCCTCAGCCGGAGCTCGGACCAAACCCTCATGTCCGGCCTCAGGACCCCCTCAACCTCGCAGACATCTGTCGGGACACCCGGTCCGTGCTATTAGTGAGGAAGGCTCCTCAGAGGACGATGGAGGCGCTTGTGTGGCTGGGGCGCAGGCTGGAGGTGTCGGAGGAACAGTTGGCAGCACGCTGAATCGCCCCCCACCTgacttccctcctcctcctctccctaaGGGAGCCCTGGAGATGGTTGCCGAGGCAGCCTTCCCCAAACCGCGGCCTCTTTACCCAGACCTGGCTGAAGTCCGGATCCCAGTGGCAAGTCCCGCTGCACCGCTTGGTCTGGGGGAGGGtttcagaagaggaggaggaggaggcggaggaggtggtggaggaggtggtggaggtggtggaggtggagcaggGGCACTGGACGACCAATCCTGTTCTGTGCTCCAGATGGCAAAGACTCTGAGTGAAAGTGAGTTTCCTGGACAGCCTCCACGGGCTCCCTCAGCGCCGCCTCTCAGGGGGCAACCGATGGGTTTGGGTCTGGATGCCTGTCGCACCTTCCCACCCAGAAATCCCATCACAGAGAGCATCGCAGAGGACATGCCTGAGGAG GCACTTTGGGCCAGCAGTAGTTCGTCTTTGTCTGTCGGGGATTCTTCAGTAGGGGAGTGGCTGCAAAGACTGGGACTGGAGAGGTATGAGCAGGGCCTTCTACACAACGGCTGGGACGACCTGGAATTCCTCAG tgacatcacagaggaGGACCTGGAGGAGGCGGGAGTGCTGGACCCCACTCACAAACAGATCCTGCTGGAGAGcctcagacagcagcagcagtcataA